The following coding sequences are from one Fimbriimonadaceae bacterium window:
- a CDS encoding CTP synthase, with protein sequence MTKYIFVTGGVVSSIGKGITSASLGRLLRNRGYTVAPVKLDPYINVDAGTMNPFQHGEVFVTDDGTETDLDLGHYERFLDVSCSSASSVTTGKVYRNVIESERKGEYLGATVQVIPHVTNEIKRQIIDAGRQLEADIVLVEIGGTVGDIESLPFMEAIRQMRKDFGKENTLFVHVTLVPTVGPWGEVKTKPTQHSVINLREIGISPDILVCRCEDSMGDDTKEKISMFCDVPKEAVIESLNAPTIYEVPLIYDKLGVGELVLQRLGLDLKPADNREWESIVDVLKNPRQSTRVAVVGKYTQNGDAYKSIAEALVHAGIPNNTKVDIHWISSDTLEGEVDLEETFADVDGVIIAPGFGDRGIEGKIRALRFVREQGIPFLGICLGLQMAVIEFARNVVGLEGANSTEFKERHPTEYPVVHYLPDQTDGTDKGGTMRLGSYPCNIANGTLAHELYGASPITDRHRHRYEVNNDFRELLIKHGMVVSGVSPDYRLVEMIELPSHPFFIATQAHPEFKSRPNRPHPLFKGLVAAALKRRARILV encoded by the coding sequence ATGACCAAGTATATTTTCGTGACCGGCGGCGTAGTCAGCTCGATCGGCAAGGGTATCACGAGCGCCAGCCTGGGAAGGCTCTTGCGCAACCGGGGCTATACCGTCGCCCCGGTCAAGCTCGACCCCTACATCAACGTCGACGCGGGCACGATGAACCCGTTCCAACATGGTGAGGTGTTCGTCACCGACGACGGCACCGAAACCGACCTTGACCTCGGCCATTACGAGCGGTTCCTCGACGTCAGTTGTTCCAGCGCCAGCAGCGTCACGACCGGAAAGGTCTACCGAAACGTCATCGAGTCGGAGCGCAAGGGCGAGTACCTCGGCGCCACTGTCCAGGTCATCCCCCATGTCACCAACGAGATCAAGCGCCAGATCATCGACGCCGGTCGGCAACTGGAGGCCGATATCGTGCTGGTCGAGATCGGCGGCACGGTCGGCGACATCGAAAGCCTCCCCTTCATGGAGGCGATCCGCCAGATGCGCAAGGACTTTGGCAAGGAAAACACCTTGTTCGTCCATGTCACCCTGGTCCCCACCGTCGGCCCGTGGGGTGAGGTGAAGACCAAGCCGACCCAGCACAGCGTCATCAATCTCCGTGAGATCGGTATCTCACCGGACATCCTTGTGTGCCGGTGCGAAGACTCGATGGGTGACGACACCAAGGAAAAGATCTCGATGTTCTGCGACGTGCCCAAGGAGGCCGTCATCGAGAGCTTGAACGCTCCGACGATTTACGAAGTCCCCCTCATCTACGATAAGTTGGGCGTCGGCGAGCTTGTCCTTCAGCGCCTTGGTCTGGACCTGAAGCCCGCCGACAACCGTGAGTGGGAGTCCATTGTCGACGTCCTGAAGAACCCCCGGCAAAGCACCCGGGTCGCCGTCGTCGGCAAGTACACCCAGAACGGCGACGCCTATAAGTCGATCGCCGAGGCCCTGGTCCATGCCGGCATCCCCAACAACACCAAGGTCGACATCCACTGGATCTCCAGCGACACCCTCGAAGGCGAGGTCGACCTGGAAGAGACGTTCGCCGACGTCGACGGGGTGATCATCGCACCCGGGTTCGGCGACCGGGGCATCGAGGGCAAGATCCGCGCCCTGCGATTCGTCCGCGAGCAGGGCATCCCGTTCCTGGGCATCTGCCTGGGCCTTCAGATGGCCGTCATCGAGTTCGCCCGTAACGTAGTCGGCCTCGAAGGGGCCAACAGCACGGAGTTCAAAGAGAGGCACCCGACCGAGTACCCCGTCGTCCACTATCTGCCCGACCAAACAGACGGCACCGACAAGGGTGGGACGATGCGGCTGGGCAGCTACCCCTGCAACATCGCCAACGGCACCCTCGCCCACGAACTGTACGGTGCCTCACCCATCACCGACCGCCACCGCCATCGCTACGAAGTCAACAATGACTTCCGCGAGCTCCTCATCAAACACGGGATGGTCGTCAGCGGCGTCTCACCCGACTACCGCCTTGTCGAAATGATCGAACTACCCTCCCATCCGTTCTTCATCGCCACTCAGGCCCACCCAGAGTTCAAGAGCCGTCCCAACCGACCTCACCCGCTCTTCAAGGGCCTCGTCGCCGCGGCACTCAAGCGCCGCGCGAGGATTCTGGTCTGA
- a CDS encoding PEP-CTERM sorting domain-containing protein — protein sequence MKNITKISALAIFAVSAVAAQAFTIDIVSAGKVTNGATVDFDEIVLLQTTSVALPAFTDVDYSITNAVPPQAGTGTFTNALGDSVTYTMVLDSVTNTASTVSGSGSWLYTGGTGAYAGLAGDGTFAFTINTTTNSSYSSFSGNLDAVPEPVSMGVLSLGAVALLRRRSKKSV from the coding sequence ATGAAGAACATCACCAAGATTTCCGCCCTCGCCATCTTCGCCGTTTCGGCGGTGGCGGCGCAGGCCTTCACCATCGACATCGTGTCGGCTGGCAAGGTCACCAACGGGGCGACCGTCGATTTTGACGAGATCGTCCTCCTTCAAACGACCTCGGTCGCCCTGCCGGCCTTCACTGACGTCGACTACTCGATCACGAACGCCGTCCCGCCCCAAGCTGGCACCGGTACGTTTACCAACGCGCTGGGTGACTCGGTCACCTACACGATGGTTCTTGATTCGGTCACGAACACGGCTTCCACGGTCTCGGGTTCGGGAAGTTGGCTCTACACCGGCGGCACGGGAGCCTACGCAGGTCTTGCTGGTGACGGCACGTTCGCCTTCACGATCAACACGACGACGAACTCTTCCTACTCCAGCTTCTCGGGGAACCTTGACGCCGTCCCTGAGCCGGTGTCCATGGGTGTGCTCTCCCTTGGCGCGGTGGCCCTGCTCCGCCGCCGCTCGAAGAAGTCAGTCTGA
- the ndk gene encoding nucleoside-diphosphate kinase, with translation MSETTLVLIKPGGVNRNLIGEITRRIEARDLKVVGLKLINAERSTVEEHYAEHRERPFFGAVVDYLCSGPVVAMAVKGTNAVKAIRAMMGATNPLEAAPGTVRGDFALTIDDNLTHSSSDPDAAARELALWFAEGTVG, from the coding sequence ATGTCTGAGACAACCCTCGTCCTCATCAAGCCGGGCGGCGTGAACCGGAACCTGATCGGTGAGATCACCCGTCGCATCGAGGCCCGTGACCTCAAAGTCGTCGGGCTCAAGCTCATCAACGCCGAGCGGTCGACGGTCGAGGAACACTATGCCGAGCACCGCGAACGGCCGTTTTTCGGCGCGGTGGTGGACTATTTGTGCAGCGGACCGGTCGTCGCGATGGCGGTCAAGGGCACAAACGCGGTGAAGGCCATCCGGGCCATGATGGGCGCGACCAACCCTCTGGAGGCCGCGCCGGGCACCGTCCGCGGTGACTTTGCCCTGACGATCGACGACAACCTGACCCACAGTTCCAGCGACCCGGACGCCGCCGCGCGCGAACTGGCCCTGTGGTTCGCGGAAGGCACCGTCGGCTGA
- a CDS encoding PEP-CTERM sorting domain-containing protein produces the protein MKLTRLFTIAAFGAMAVYANAFNIAVQSQGTVAYAELAEFTETATFMWTSVPMPTLTDVDYFVTNIAPPTSGQAVISNSLGDEIDLGITLQWITTSGSTTSGAGNWTYIGGTGAYAGLAGDGTFAFSVDEPSLTSFSSFVGTLESVPEPASIAILGMGAAALIGRRFKKSV, from the coding sequence TTGAAACTCACTCGCTTATTCACCATCGCCGCCTTCGGGGCCATGGCCGTCTATGCCAACGCGTTCAACATCGCCGTCCAGTCGCAGGGAACAGTGGCTTACGCCGAGCTGGCTGAGTTCACCGAGACGGCGACGTTTATGTGGACTTCGGTTCCGATGCCCACATTGACCGACGTTGACTACTTCGTCACGAACATCGCTCCGCCCACCTCGGGTCAAGCCGTGATCTCCAACAGCTTGGGTGACGAGATCGACCTTGGCATCACGCTCCAGTGGATCACGACGAGCGGCTCCACGACCTCCGGCGCGGGCAATTGGACGTATATCGGAGGCACCGGGGCCTACGCCGGTCTGGCTGGCGACGGCACCTTCGCCTTTTCCGTCGATGAGCCGTCCCTGACCTCCTTCAGCAGCTTCGTCGGCACCCTGGAGTCGGTGCCCGAGCCTGCTTCGATCGCCATCTTGGGCATGGGCGCCGCCGCGCTGATCGGCCGCCGCTTCAAGAAGTCGGTCTGA
- a CDS encoding CPBP family intramembrane metalloprotease produces the protein MLESERRNVWTWFLLGGIFLVLIGGSLYGYFSPQHEKVVADSGNDILQLKLMVAMRSGLDMLAESADPASRESIKRSTEANVGQIRKSIREAAAKIADAKSMSTEDARVLLALNQEAGDEPDPRAIDTLKSSKDVTDRNVAQIYLAKTLDPATAESLSPKGDTFLEKLERAHAKEKAGTPNSRGGLLNLGALLALGLGIFVAMGALAVGCLVLVFHFVAVRAGARPKGLPVAHMSKATGDRFALRMSLYLGGFIGISVLVRALPSGVEPVFSQVGALALVAGFVVLMLRTPLFGARDPLSVVAGKKPRQGILRPALAGWAANAPVLFVMVMVAGVLMRFLPTPTHPVQQEIASTSDPLRLAMIFVTASLLAPFIEETTFRGLLFPSLTSLTGKPWVGMVLSGLLFAAIHPQGPALWPALAGLGILMAYLTYWTGSIVPGMVFHGLHNGLTLAFSVILANL, from the coding sequence GTGCTGGAATCGGAACGGCGGAACGTCTGGACCTGGTTCCTCCTCGGCGGCATTTTTCTCGTGCTGATCGGAGGCTCTCTCTATGGCTACTTCAGCCCCCAGCACGAAAAGGTCGTGGCGGACAGCGGCAACGACATCCTCCAACTCAAGCTCATGGTCGCGATGCGGTCGGGACTGGACATGTTGGCGGAGAGCGCAGACCCGGCCTCGCGTGAGTCCATCAAGCGTTCGACAGAGGCGAACGTCGGCCAGATCCGCAAGAGCATCCGCGAGGCGGCGGCCAAGATAGCCGACGCCAAATCGATGTCGACCGAGGACGCCCGCGTGCTCTTGGCCCTGAACCAAGAGGCGGGGGACGAGCCCGACCCCCGGGCGATCGACACGTTGAAGTCAAGCAAGGACGTGACAGACCGAAACGTCGCCCAGATCTATCTGGCCAAGACCCTTGACCCCGCGACGGCCGAGTCCTTGTCGCCCAAGGGGGACACCTTTCTCGAAAAGCTGGAAAGGGCCCACGCCAAGGAAAAGGCCGGAACGCCGAATTCTCGTGGGGGCCTTCTCAACCTTGGCGCTCTGCTGGCCCTGGGATTAGGGATTTTCGTCGCCATGGGCGCCTTGGCCGTGGGTTGCCTGGTGCTCGTGTTCCATTTCGTCGCTGTCCGCGCCGGTGCCCGGCCCAAGGGACTGCCCGTAGCCCACATGAGCAAGGCCACAGGCGACCGGTTCGCATTGCGGATGTCGCTTTACTTGGGGGGGTTCATCGGAATCAGCGTCCTTGTCCGCGCCCTGCCGTCAGGGGTCGAGCCGGTGTTCAGCCAAGTCGGTGCCTTGGCGCTTGTCGCCGGGTTCGTCGTCCTGATGCTACGGACACCCTTGTTCGGGGCACGCGACCCGCTGTCCGTCGTCGCCGGAAAGAAGCCACGTCAGGGGATCCTCAGGCCCGCACTGGCTGGATGGGCCGCCAACGCCCCCGTCCTGTTTGTCATGGTCATGGTCGCCGGAGTCTTGATGAGGTTCCTGCCGACCCCGACCCACCCGGTCCAGCAGGAAATCGCCTCGACCAGCGACCCCCTTCGGCTGGCGATGATCTTTGTGACCGCCAGCCTGCTCGCCCCCTTTATCGAGGAGACCACCTTCCGCGGGCTTCTCTTTCCCTCCTTGACGTCGCTGACCGGCAAGCCTTGGGTGGGCATGGTGCTGAGCGGCCTGCTGTTCGCCGCCATCCACCCCCAAGGCCCCGCCCTGTGGCCCGCGCTTGCGGGCCTCGGCATCCTGATGGCCTACCTGACGTACTGGACGGGTTCCATCGTGCCGGGAATGGTGTTTCACGGCCTCCACAACGGCCTGACGCTAGCCTTCAGCGTGATCCTTGCCAACTTATGA
- a CDS encoding alpha-L-fucosidase encodes MLLPLAALAMLPTDTPPAPVGALPSPRQLAWHKKEYYAFVHFGPNTFTGQEWGSGKEKTEVFDPKHLDCRQWCKVFKDAGMTGVIITAKHHDGFCLWPSKYSTHTVRESNWKGGKGDVLKELSQACREFGLGFGVYLSPWDRNHPTYGTSAYNETFKNMLREVLGNYGKTFEVWFDGANGEGPNGKKQVYDWPGFIEVVRKLQPGAVVFSDAGPDIRWVGNEAGHSDPTCWATLDRDKFVPGDPKWKQLTQGHEDGTHWVPAECDVSIRRGWFWRASEDDTVKSGATLMDLYMRSEGQNSSLLLNVPANSDGLISAVDQKALMDFKALRDRTFANPLAKSAKVSASSERGRPFAARNAMSKTGKYWVPADGDARPTVTLTWGRPHHLGVLDLREHIELGQRVQQFMVEVRDGGTWKAVEVQTTVGHRRLLDLKGVRGDGLRVTFNQAKGPVCLSKIEVYEAP; translated from the coding sequence ATGCTTCTCCCCTTGGCCGCCTTGGCGATGTTGCCTACCGACACGCCACCCGCCCCCGTCGGGGCCCTGCCCAGCCCCCGGCAATTGGCCTGGCACAAGAAGGAGTACTACGCCTTCGTCCACTTCGGGCCAAACACCTTCACCGGCCAAGAGTGGGGAAGCGGCAAAGAGAAGACCGAGGTCTTCGACCCCAAGCACCTGGATTGCCGCCAGTGGTGCAAGGTGTTTAAGGACGCGGGAATGACCGGCGTCATCATCACCGCCAAACATCACGACGGCTTCTGCCTGTGGCCGAGCAAGTATTCGACCCACACCGTGCGCGAGTCGAATTGGAAGGGCGGCAAGGGCGACGTCTTGAAGGAGCTCAGCCAAGCATGCCGGGAGTTTGGCCTGGGGTTCGGCGTCTACCTGTCGCCGTGGGACCGCAACCACCCCACCTACGGGACGTCGGCCTACAACGAGACGTTCAAGAACATGCTCCGCGAGGTGCTGGGCAACTACGGCAAGACGTTCGAAGTCTGGTTCGACGGTGCGAACGGCGAGGGGCCGAACGGAAAGAAGCAGGTGTACGACTGGCCGGGGTTCATCGAAGTCGTCCGCAAGCTCCAGCCGGGGGCGGTGGTCTTCAGCGACGCCGGGCCCGACATCCGGTGGGTCGGCAACGAGGCAGGGCACAGCGACCCGACCTGTTGGGCGACCCTGGACCGCGACAAGTTTGTCCCCGGCGACCCCAAGTGGAAGCAACTCACCCAGGGCCACGAGGACGGTACCCATTGGGTGCCGGCCGAGTGCGACGTCAGCATCCGACGCGGGTGGTTCTGGCGGGCCAGTGAGGACGACACAGTCAAGTCGGGTGCGACCCTGATGGACCTCTACATGCGCAGCGAAGGTCAGAACAGTTCGCTGCTCCTCAATGTCCCGGCCAATTCGGACGGCCTGATTTCTGCCGTGGACCAAAAGGCACTGATGGATTTCAAGGCTTTGAGAGACCGGACGTTCGCCAACCCGCTCGCCAAGTCCGCCAAGGTGTCGGCGAGTTCGGAGCGGGGCCGGCCGTTCGCCGCCCGGAACGCCATGTCCAAGACAGGCAAGTATTGGGTGCCCGCCGACGGCGACGCTAGGCCGACCGTCACCCTGACCTGGGGCCGCCCGCACCACCTCGGCGTGCTCGACCTCCGTGAACACATTGAACTGGGCCAGCGTGTCCAACAGTTCATGGTCGAAGTCCGCGACGGCGGGACGTGGAAGGCGGTGGAGGTGCAGACGACAGTCGGCCACCGACGGCTGCTTGATCTGAAGGGTGTGCGCGGCGACGGTTTGCGTGTGACCTTCAACCAGGCAAAGGGCCCGGTCTGTTTGTCTAAAATCGAAGTGTACGAGGCTCCCTGA
- a CDS encoding ABC transporter ATP-binding protein, giving the protein MDIADIRGLTVRYGSFTALQEFTCRLQEGATGLLGPNGAGKTTFLKTMLGLVDPAGGGGTVFGQDIVKDGPRIRQLVGYMPEQDCHIPGMTAVEFVAYVGELAGLPQSQSLRRAHEVLEYCGLGEARYRQVETYSTGMKQRIKFAQALVHGPKLLLLDEPTNGLDPRGRDDMLDLVRSVSHGKGLSVLVCSHLLKDIERTCDQVVVLLGGRLRAQGSMRDLKSIPGQPMDVELRAPSHSFVMAAHTEGLALVAEDRNTYRLQGSGTPAEVARQVFRAAQTSNSQVRRMAVAQKSLEDAFLEAIDG; this is encoded by the coding sequence GTGGACATTGCCGACATCCGAGGCCTCACCGTGCGGTACGGCAGCTTCACCGCCCTGCAGGAGTTCACGTGCCGGTTGCAGGAAGGGGCCACGGGCTTGCTTGGGCCGAACGGGGCAGGGAAGACGACCTTCCTGAAGACAATGCTCGGTTTGGTCGACCCGGCGGGCGGCGGTGGGACGGTCTTCGGCCAAGACATCGTCAAGGACGGCCCGCGAATCCGCCAATTGGTCGGGTACATGCCCGAACAGGACTGCCACATTCCCGGTATGACGGCGGTCGAGTTCGTCGCCTATGTCGGCGAACTGGCCGGGCTCCCCCAGAGCCAGTCCCTTCGGCGGGCCCACGAGGTCCTGGAGTACTGCGGCCTGGGCGAAGCCCGGTACCGACAAGTTGAAACCTATTCGACCGGCATGAAGCAACGGATCAAGTTCGCCCAGGCGTTGGTCCACGGCCCCAAACTGTTGCTCCTCGACGAACCAACCAACGGGTTAGACCCGCGGGGGCGCGACGATATGCTCGACCTGGTCCGTTCGGTCAGCCACGGCAAGGGCCTGAGCGTCTTGGTCTGTAGCCACCTGCTCAAGGACATCGAGCGGACATGCGACCAAGTCGTGGTCTTGCTTGGCGGTCGACTCCGGGCCCAGGGCTCGATGCGTGACCTGAAGAGCATTCCGGGCCAGCCCATGGACGTGGAGCTACGGGCCCCGTCGCACAGTTTTGTCATGGCCGCCCACACCGAGGGTCTCGCCCTCGTCGCCGAAGACCGCAATACCTACCGCCTTCAGGGGTCGGGGACCCCGGCGGAGGTGGCGCGCCAAGTCTTCCGCGCCGCCCAGACGAGCAACTCGCAAGTGCGGCGGATGGCGGTCGCCCAAAAATCGCTCGAAGACGCCTTCTTGGAGGCCATCGATGGTTGA
- a CDS encoding alpha-L-fucosidase, with protein sequence MTTLALAAALLVSPSVPASLPAETPAQKAKRMAWFKEARFGLFIHWGLYSTLEGEWKGSKGHAEWIRTTAHIPLKEYEKLLGDFNPVKFDPDAWCEMAKAAGMKYIVLTSKHHDGFCLFDSKLTDWDVMSTPYHKDIVKQLADACRRHGLKMCLYHSIMDWHHPDYLPRREWETDRPTQGADFSRFVKYLRGQVTEILTNYGDLGIVWFDGEWEPTWNHTYGQALYDLCRKLQPNVIVNNRVDVGRGGMGGMSDAKFAGDYGTPEQEVPAEGIPGVDWESCITMNDHWGYNREDKNFKSSRQLVEMLADIASKGGNLLLNIGPKPDGTWPQGSIDRMHDLAKWMKVNGDAIHGTEASPFGKVPFGRVTRNGDKLYLHVFDWPADGKLRLSGMDNRVASARVLGGGRVQVKTVEDSNDKTLVLPAKPGDSLLPVVELTVEGRLAVHHAPKLVVAEPGFVDKTTVKVTGSDPAVDHYLLFVEGQDGHTSAPYRVKPGQEITLTATGSVWGYGVGKQTDRITPTTRVSFRKLVEKPALAESPKEHGLFADVFDGDFSAVPDFSKLHFSSGSTVKAVDLASIGKRENVAVRFFGKLVAPVSGAFMFRLTSDDGSRLVIDGETVVDNDGLHGVVAKTGLVALAKGTHRIEVHYFNRTGGQELKLEWKVGQGKWEAVPATALWH encoded by the coding sequence ATGACCACTCTCGCCTTGGCCGCCGCTTTGTTGGTGTCTCCTTCCGTCCCGGCGAGTCTGCCTGCCGAGACTCCGGCCCAAAAGGCCAAGCGCATGGCTTGGTTCAAGGAGGCCCGGTTTGGGCTGTTCATCCACTGGGGTCTCTACTCGACGTTAGAGGGTGAATGGAAGGGCAGCAAGGGCCATGCCGAGTGGATCCGTACCACTGCACATATCCCCCTCAAGGAGTACGAGAAGCTCTTGGGCGATTTCAACCCGGTCAAGTTCGACCCGGACGCTTGGTGCGAGATGGCCAAGGCCGCGGGCATGAAGTACATCGTGCTGACCAGCAAACACCACGACGGGTTCTGCCTCTTCGACAGCAAATTGACCGACTGGGACGTGATGAGCACGCCCTACCACAAGGACATTGTCAAGCAACTCGCGGACGCGTGCCGGCGGCACGGGCTGAAGATGTGCCTGTACCACTCGATCATGGACTGGCACCACCCGGACTACCTGCCGCGGCGGGAGTGGGAGACCGACCGTCCGACCCAGGGGGCGGACTTCAGCCGGTTCGTGAAATACCTGCGAGGCCAGGTCACCGAGATCCTCACCAACTACGGTGACCTCGGCATCGTCTGGTTCGACGGCGAATGGGAGCCCACCTGGAACCACACGTACGGCCAGGCCCTCTATGACTTGTGCCGTAAGCTCCAGCCCAACGTCATCGTCAACAACCGGGTCGACGTCGGCCGCGGCGGAATGGGCGGCATGTCCGACGCCAAGTTCGCCGGGGACTACGGGACACCCGAACAGGAGGTTCCCGCCGAAGGCATTCCCGGTGTCGATTGGGAGTCGTGCATCACGATGAACGACCACTGGGGCTACAACCGAGAGGACAAGAACTTCAAGTCGTCGAGGCAACTCGTCGAGATGCTCGCCGACATCGCCAGTAAAGGTGGCAACCTTCTCCTGAACATCGGCCCCAAGCCCGACGGCACGTGGCCGCAAGGTTCGATCGACCGGATGCATGACCTTGCCAAGTGGATGAAGGTCAACGGTGACGCCATCCACGGTACCGAGGCCTCTCCGTTTGGGAAGGTGCCGTTTGGAAGGGTCACCCGCAACGGGGACAAGCTGTACTTGCATGTGTTCGACTGGCCTGCCGACGGCAAGCTCCGCCTCTCCGGCATGGACAACCGGGTCGCTTCCGCCCGCGTCCTGGGTGGCGGCCGGGTGCAGGTCAAGACCGTCGAAGATTCCAACGACAAGACCTTGGTGCTGCCCGCCAAGCCGGGTGACTCACTCTTGCCGGTCGTCGAACTGACCGTCGAAGGTCGCTTGGCCGTGCACCACGCACCCAAACTTGTCGTCGCTGAACCTGGGTTCGTCGACAAGACGACCGTCAAGGTGACCGGCTCCGACCCAGCCGTCGACCACTATTTGCTGTTTGTCGAAGGGCAGGACGGCCACACCTCGGCCCCGTACCGCGTCAAGCCCGGGCAGGAAATCACCTTGACCGCGACAGGCAGCGTCTGGGGTTATGGCGTCGGCAAGCAGACTGACCGCATCACGCCGACCACACGGGTGAGTTTCCGGAAGCTCGTCGAGAAGCCGGCCCTGGCGGAGTCGCCGAAAGAACATGGGCTCTTCGCCGACGTTTTCGACGGGGACTTCTCGGCGGTGCCGGACTTCTCGAAGTTGCATTTCTCAAGTGGCTCGACGGTCAAAGCCGTCGACCTGGCCAGTATCGGCAAACGGGAGAACGTGGCGGTCCGCTTCTTTGGCAAGCTGGTCGCCCCCGTCTCCGGCGCGTTCATGTTCCGGCTCACCTCGGACGACGGGTCTCGATTGGTCATTGACGGCGAGACCGTCGTTGACAATGACGGGCTGCACGGTGTGGTCGCCAAGACGGGGCTGGTCGCCCTCGCCAAGGGCACCCACCGCATCGAGGTCCACTATTTCAACCGGACCGGTGGCCAAGAGTTGAAGCTTGAGTGGAAGGTCGGGCAGGGCAAATGGGAGGCTGTCCCGGCCACGGCACTGTGGCATTGA
- a CDS encoding ABC transporter permease subunit, translating into MVDHTPIADLSYRNYEGELESPHKRWVVIARDAVRRSLRSKPFWILTGVASWYYLIMTALMYFMDQVVDFMPPQMVKQFFSQIVWHDLLLNGLGAGQMMWMALGLVLGAGCIANDNRTNALLVYLSKPTTKTDYLVGKFVGLAVPLFLSMAIPTLLFVLYGALNWRNHGFLTDDPWMIPKLFLILPLAAGFQASLLVGFSSLANNGRVAGAVYAGFYFIIKFFVFLLSGLGKWDRLPETVKPLADQISYLSFDGLPYGLAKVVWGTDGSPFWVVNRRMEHVVTRPQLLLVLPLLVGVAALALSIAWSRVRAVEVVR; encoded by the coding sequence ATGGTTGACCACACGCCCATCGCCGACCTGAGCTACCGCAACTACGAGGGTGAGCTTGAGAGCCCGCACAAGCGGTGGGTGGTGATCGCCCGCGACGCCGTGCGCCGGTCGCTCCGCAGCAAGCCGTTTTGGATCCTCACCGGCGTCGCGTCTTGGTACTACCTGATCATGACGGCCCTCATGTACTTCATGGACCAGGTCGTCGACTTTATGCCGCCCCAGATGGTGAAGCAGTTCTTTAGCCAGATCGTCTGGCACGACCTGCTCCTCAACGGCCTCGGGGCCGGCCAGATGATGTGGATGGCCCTCGGACTCGTCCTGGGGGCTGGTTGCATCGCCAACGACAACCGCACCAACGCCCTTCTGGTCTATCTGAGCAAGCCGACGACGAAGACCGACTACTTGGTCGGCAAGTTCGTCGGCCTCGCCGTCCCCCTGTTCCTCTCGATGGCGATACCGACCCTGCTGTTTGTCCTCTACGGGGCCTTGAACTGGCGGAACCACGGTTTCCTCACCGACGACCCCTGGATGATCCCCAAACTCTTCTTGATCTTGCCGCTCGCGGCGGGGTTCCAGGCGTCCCTGCTCGTCGGGTTCAGTTCATTGGCCAACAACGGCCGGGTCGCCGGGGCGGTCTATGCGGGCTTCTACTTCATCATCAAGTTCTTCGTGTTTCTCTTGTCCGGCCTAGGAAAATGGGACCGGCTGCCCGAGACGGTCAAGCCTCTGGCCGACCAGATCTCCTACTTGTCCTTTGACGGCCTCCCGTACGGGCTCGCCAAGGTGGTGTGGGGCACCGACGGGTCGCCCTTCTGGGTCGTCAACCGCCGGATGGAGCATGTCGTCACCCGCCCGCAGTTGTTGTTGGTGTTGCCACTGCTTGTCGGTGTCGCCGCCCTCGCCCTGAGCATCGCTTGGAGCCGGGTCCGGGCGGTGGAGGTGGTCCGGTGA
- a CDS encoding ABC transporter ATP-binding protein — MIELLNASRWYGQVIGLNDVTTTVGPGVTAMLGQNGAGKTTLMRLVTGQLRPTTGEVKVLGMDPFANVEVFRRLGYCPDIDSFPEHLSGREFVFRMARLMGIATAEAKRRTEESLHEVGMADRADRSLKGYSKGMRQRIKLAQAMLHDPDILLLDEPLNGLDPVGRREFMEVLRRLAARGKSVLVSSHILFEVEQMTRSILVLHRGRLLAGGDLQVIRDLIDRHPHRITLHTNAPRRLASRLADLPAVLSLQIDETGGSVEIQTRLPDAFYDALPAMVLEEGIDLYGFESPDNNLDSVFRYLVEA; from the coding sequence GTGATCGAACTGCTCAACGCCTCGCGGTGGTATGGCCAGGTCATCGGGCTCAACGACGTGACGACGACCGTCGGGCCCGGCGTCACCGCGATGCTCGGGCAAAACGGCGCGGGCAAGACGACGTTGATGCGCCTTGTGACCGGGCAGTTGCGACCGACCACCGGCGAGGTCAAGGTGCTGGGCATGGACCCCTTCGCCAACGTCGAAGTGTTCCGGCGGCTGGGCTATTGTCCGGACATCGACAGCTTCCCTGAGCATCTTTCAGGTCGGGAGTTCGTCTTCCGCATGGCCCGGCTCATGGGGATCGCGACAGCCGAAGCGAAGCGGCGCACTGAGGAGAGTCTTCACGAAGTCGGCATGGCCGACCGGGCCGACCGTTCGCTCAAGGGCTACAGCAAGGGCATGCGCCAAAGGATCAAGCTGGCCCAGGCGATGCTCCATGACCCCGACATCCTCCTCTTGGACGAGCCGCTCAATGGCCTGGATCCGGTGGGGCGCCGCGAGTTCATGGAAGTCCTCCGTCGGCTGGCCGCCCGGGGCAAGTCGGTGCTCGTCAGCAGCCACATCCTGTTTGAGGTGGAGCAGATGACCCGGTCGATCCTGGTACTGCACCGGGGCCGGTTGCTTGCCGGCGGCGACCTGCAGGTCATCCGCGACCTGATCGACCGGCACCCCCACCGCATCACCTTGCACACCAACGCCCCGCGTCGACTGGCGTCGCGGCTTGCCGACCTGCCAGCCGTCTTGAGCCTGCAGATTGACGAGACCGGTGGCTCGGTGGAGATCCAGACCCGGCTGCCCGACGCCTTCTACGACGCCCTTCCCGCCATGGTGCTGGAGGAAGGCATTGACCTTTACGGCTTTGAGAGCCCCGACAACAACCTGGACTCCGTGTTCCGGTATCTGGTGGAGGCCTAA